The following are from one region of the Advenella mimigardefordensis DPN7 genome:
- a CDS encoding glucose 1-dehydrogenase, translating into MNSFFDGKVALVTGASAGIGFATAKAFAEAGASVVLAANDKEKLIAAVDQLNAAGFRALAVTCDVADEMQVKAMVELTIKTFGRLDAAYNNAGVQSPVADTADADGDEFDRVQAVNLRGVWNCMKYELLQMRQQGSGAIVNCSSMGGLVGIAGRGAYHASKHGVLGLTKSAALEYAARGIRINAVCPGIIETPMVRHMLDTEPDAMDLLMKDQPIARLGRPEEIASAVLWLCSPGASFVIGHALSVDGGYTIR; encoded by the coding sequence ATGAACAGTTTTTTTGACGGCAAGGTTGCACTAGTTACCGGTGCCAGCGCAGGAATAGGATTTGCAACTGCCAAGGCCTTTGCCGAAGCAGGGGCCTCGGTCGTGTTGGCAGCAAACGATAAAGAAAAGTTGATTGCTGCTGTAGATCAGCTTAATGCGGCTGGGTTCCGTGCGCTTGCCGTGACTTGTGATGTTGCAGATGAAATGCAGGTAAAAGCAATGGTTGAGCTGACGATCAAGACATTCGGCCGTCTGGATGCCGCATATAACAATGCAGGCGTTCAAAGCCCGGTAGCAGACACTGCGGACGCAGATGGCGACGAGTTTGATCGGGTCCAGGCGGTTAATCTGCGCGGTGTGTGGAATTGCATGAAATATGAGTTGCTGCAAATGCGGCAACAGGGTAGCGGTGCTATTGTGAACTGTTCGTCCATGGGCGGATTGGTCGGCATTGCCGGGCGAGGTGCCTATCACGCATCTAAGCACGGGGTGCTGGGGCTGACTAAAAGCGCGGCGCTTGAGTATGCAGCAAGAGGCATCCGAATCAATGCAGTTTGCCCCGGAATTATCGAAACACCAATGGTGCGTCATATGCTGGACACGGAACCCGATGCGATGGATCTTCTCATGAAAGATCAGCCTATCGCACGCCTCGGGCGACCAGAAGAAATCGCATCGGCGGTACTTTGGCTATGCAGTCCAGGGGCTAGTTTTGTTATTGGGCATGCATTAAGTGTTGACGGCGGTTACACCATACGCTGA
- a CDS encoding LysR family transcriptional regulator: protein MPRDNYSGLLAFVTVVREGNFTRAAAKLGISQSALSHSIRTLETNVGIRLLTRTTRNVSPTEAGEHLFQNIVNQMTEIDTQVQALSEFRDKPIGTVRITATDYAIKTILWPKLMTFLAQYPDIKIELICDYGLNDIAADRYDAGVRFGESLAQDMIAVRIGPDVRFAVVATPEYFANNPPPKTPYDLVHHRCVNLRLPTHGGLYAWEFKKKGGSEFTVRVDGQLVVNGIYEVLDGALEGVGLAYVPEAMTESHIAKGNLVRILEDWCPLWPGYHLYYPSRRQPSQAMKLLIEELRY from the coding sequence ATGCCCCGTGATAATTACAGCGGTTTGCTCGCATTCGTGACTGTCGTTCGCGAAGGAAATTTTACGCGCGCTGCAGCAAAATTGGGCATCTCTCAATCAGCCCTTAGTCACAGCATCCGCACATTGGAAACCAACGTTGGAATCCGATTGTTAACGCGCACGACTCGTAACGTTTCTCCAACAGAAGCTGGCGAGCATCTGTTTCAGAATATCGTCAATCAGATGACGGAGATTGATACACAGGTTCAGGCATTAAGCGAATTTCGGGATAAGCCTATCGGCACTGTTCGCATCACGGCGACAGACTATGCAATCAAGACAATCTTGTGGCCAAAACTGATGACGTTCCTTGCTCAATACCCGGATATCAAGATTGAGCTCATCTGCGACTACGGCTTGAACGACATAGCAGCAGACCGTTATGATGCTGGTGTCCGCTTCGGAGAATCGTTAGCGCAGGACATGATTGCTGTGCGGATTGGGCCAGACGTGCGATTCGCAGTCGTTGCAACGCCTGAATATTTTGCCAATAATCCTCCGCCAAAAACGCCGTACGACCTCGTGCATCATCGTTGTGTAAATCTGCGCCTACCGACGCATGGGGGCTTGTATGCATGGGAATTTAAGAAAAAGGGTGGCAGCGAGTTCACGGTTCGTGTTGATGGACAGCTGGTTGTCAACGGCATTTATGAAGTGCTTGACGGCGCTTTAGAAGGAGTTGGGCTGGCCTATGTGCCGGAAGCGATGACAGAAAGTCATATAGCAAAAGGGAATCTCGTGCGCATTCTGGAGGACTGGTGTCCTCTGTGGCCTGGATACCATCTGTATTACCCAAGCAGAAGACAGCCTTCCCAAGCGATGAAGCTCTTGATTGAAGAATTACGCTATTAG
- a CDS encoding dihydrofolate reductase family protein, with the protein MRPKIICHMIGSIDGRLLSNRWTPLPEGTDTGTVLKVYEEAAKRLGGQGWIVGRKTMADMVRGEKQPQNVTGTLTQRVPYIGKRQGRALAVAVDPSGKLHYGTDHLGSEHVVAILSEHVSDDYLAQLRKDGVSYLFAGADGRNLNLAMQTMASTFGVETILLEGGGATNGAFLKADLIDEISLLVYPGIDGLAGVPSIFQYYGNQGDERPAAGRSLRLLSVETLSAGIVWLRYTIDHSGRSQ; encoded by the coding sequence ATGCGCCCAAAAATAATATGCCACATGATCGGTTCCATCGATGGCCGACTTTTATCCAATCGGTGGACCCCGTTACCTGAAGGTACAGATACTGGCACTGTACTGAAAGTCTACGAAGAGGCTGCCAAAAGACTGGGTGGCCAGGGCTGGATTGTAGGCCGTAAGACGATGGCAGATATGGTCCGCGGAGAAAAGCAGCCTCAAAATGTGACTGGAACATTGACACAGCGCGTACCGTACATCGGTAAGCGACAGGGGCGCGCGCTTGCCGTTGCGGTTGACCCGAGTGGGAAACTTCACTATGGCACGGATCATCTAGGTTCTGAACATGTTGTTGCGATACTGAGTGAACATGTCTCGGACGATTACCTGGCGCAATTACGCAAAGATGGCGTGTCCTATTTATTCGCCGGCGCCGATGGGCGCAATCTCAATCTGGCAATGCAAACAATGGCCAGTACATTTGGCGTTGAAACAATCTTACTGGAAGGCGGTGGCGCGACCAATGGAGCTTTTCTGAAAGCTGACTTGATTGACGAGATCAGTCTGCTCGTCTATCCCGGGATTGATGGTTTAGCGGGCGTTCCCAGTATATTTCAATATTACGGTAATCAGGGCGACGAAAGACCGGCAGCCGGTCGTTCCTTGCGTCTGCTATCAGTCGAAACCTTGTCCGCCGGGATTGTGTGGTTACGTTACACGATAGACCATAGTGGCCGGAGTCAATAG